Genomic segment of Bacillota bacterium:
CTTGAAACAGAAGGTTTTTTTAAAACAGATGATTTAAATGAAGCAGATTTGATTATAATTAATACTTGTGCTATCCGAAAAAATGCTGAAAATAAAGTTTTTGGAGAGATTGGTAGATTAAAAAAATATAAGGTTTTAAATCCTAATTTGGTATTAGCCGTTGGTGGATGTATGCCTCAAGAAGAAGAAGTCGTTGAAAAATTACTGAAAACGTATCCTCAAGTGGATATCATTTTCGGAACTCATAATTTACATAAATTTCTTGAATACTTGTATAGAGTTATGATTCAAAAAGAACGAATGATTGAAGTGCTATCTTTCGAAGGAGAAATCGTCGAACATGTCCCTACGGTTAGAGAAAACCGTTATAAAGCTTGGGTGAACATTATGTATGGATGTGATGAGTTTTGTACGTACTGTATCGTTCCGTATACGAGAGGAAAAGAACGTTCAAGAAAACCAATACATATCATTGAAGAAATAAATGAATTGATTACGCAAGGATATAAAGAAGTTACATTACTAGGTCAAAATGTCAATTCGTATGGATTAGACTTTGTGAATGAAAAATATACTTTTGCTGATTTATTAAAAGAATTATCTTCTTTGCCGATTGAAAGAATCCGTTTCACGACAAGTCATCCGAAAGATTTTTCTTTCGATTTAATCGATATGTTAGCGAAAGGGAAAAATTTAATGCCTTACATTCATCTTCCTGTACAATCTGGATCTAACAAAATCTTAAAAGCAATGAATAGAAAATATACCAAAGAAAGTTATTTAAATTTAATCAACAAAATATATGAAAAAATTCCAGATGTATCCATAACAACTGATATCATTGTCGGCTTTCCAGGGGAAACAGAAGAAGATTTTTTAGAAACGCTCGATTTAGTTCGTCAAGCTTCATTTGAGGGTGCTTATACGTTTGTTTTTTCACCTAGAACTGGAACTCCAGCCGCTTCGTTTATTGATACAACCCCAGATTTAGAAAAAAAAGCACGTCTTTACAAGTTAAATGAAATCGTAAATCAAGGTTATGCAAAAGGAAATAGTCGTTTTCTAAATCAAAATGTATCTGTTTTAGTTGAAGGACACTCAAAAACAAATCCATCAATATTAACAGGATATAGCAATCACAATAAGCTTGTGAATTTTAAAGGAGACGATTCTTTGATTGGTACAATCGTTCAAGTTAAAATCATAAAAGCAAAAACTTGGTCTTTAACCGGAGAATTGTTTCATGAGTAAACTTACCGATTTATTAGATCAATTCCAATCCAGTAGTTTGGTTTTGGAACTTCATAATTTAAAAAAAAAGATTAACACAAACCCAAGATACATTGAAGTTTTTGAAGAAATAAAATTTCTTCAAAAACAGATGGTTCAATTCGAATATTATAGTAAAACATCAGAGCTGTCTTCAAAAAAAAGAGATTATGAAACACACTTAAATTTACTGTTAAGCGATCCAATTGTAAGTGAGTATTTAGACAAAGCAGAAGAATTAAATGCTTTACTTCACCAAATTCAAGAAATTATTAATAATGGACTAAATGAAATTCA
This window contains:
- the miaB gene encoding tRNA (N6-isopentenyl adenosine(37)-C2)-methylthiotransferase MiaB, which gives rise to MSETNYNKPLLKNARKRSFNETIVSEYQIPLEIKNFGKNKKYLIQTHGCQANEADSEKLRGLLETEGFFKTDDLNEADLIIINTCAIRKNAENKVFGEIGRLKKYKVLNPNLVLAVGGCMPQEEEVVEKLLKTYPQVDIIFGTHNLHKFLEYLYRVMIQKERMIEVLSFEGEIVEHVPTVRENRYKAWVNIMYGCDEFCTYCIVPYTRGKERSRKPIHIIEEINELITQGYKEVTLLGQNVNSYGLDFVNEKYTFADLLKELSSLPIERIRFTTSHPKDFSFDLIDMLAKGKNLMPYIHLPVQSGSNKILKAMNRKYTKESYLNLINKIYEKIPDVSITTDIIVGFPGETEEDFLETLDLVRQASFEGAYTFVFSPRTGTPAASFIDTTPDLEKKARLYKLNEIVNQGYAKGNSRFLNQNVSVLVEGHSKTNPSILTGYSNHNKLVNFKGDDSLIGTIVQVKIIKAKTWSLTGELFHE
- a CDS encoding YlbF family regulator → MSKLTDLLDQFQSSSLVLELHNLKKKINTNPRYIEVFEEIKFLQKQMVQFEYYSKTSELSSKKRDYETHLNLLLSDPIVSEYLDKAEELNALLHQIQEIINNGLNEIQEEL